Part of the bacterium genome is shown below.
TGCGATCGCGAGGAAACACCGAACTGCCGGGAGAGTCACCGAATCCATCCCGCCGGAGCGAAATCGGGAGCGCCCAACTCGACGCCGAGTGAGTCGTAGCGATGACTCTCCAGAACGGTGAAGTCCTGCATGGCCACGATGTTTTGCTCGGCCGGTGCCTTGGGACTGAAGGCGATTGCGAGTTCGCCCACGTCGAGATCGGGCGCGACCAGATCGATCGCGATTCGATCCGGATAGGTCGGCGCGAGCGAACGCCAGCGCACGATCGAGTGACGCCCACCGTGGCGATACTCGAACACGTCCTCGATCTGGATATTTGTTTCGGGGAACTGGACGACCAGACTTGCCGCAGCCATCGTGTTATTGCCGTCCTGGCCCGGATAGCCGCCTGCCTGCCAGAAGTCGGCGTAACGCAGAATGAGCTTTGGAAACGGAACCACTTCCTCTCCGGGAAACGCCCAGTCACCGATCTTGGGGATCGTAGACTCGGCTAACGATGGGGTGGGCTGGCCATCTCCCTGGACGAGCCGCAGGTTCCAGCGGGTATCGGTGTAGCCAGTGAAGTCCTCTGGACCGAGAACCGGTGCGCCCTGCGCGGGAACGATCCAGGATCTCGTAGCCACAAAGACGTCGAAAGACAGTTCGAGCGACCCGGCCGAGGCGAAGAGCGCGTCAAGTTCGGCCGGAACCTCGACGATCGCGAGTTGCTGGCCACCCAGAATTCTCGCGTCGAAATCCTCCGAGAAAACGACCCCGTTTCGGATGCCCGCCGGTGAGGCGGGATCCAGATGCGCCCGTGTGACCAGCCGCACGGTCAGGTCGTGGCGCAGATCGTTGGTGGGATCGCCGTCATCGCTGTGGACCAGGACCGCACAATCCTCGGCACGCTGGGCGGCGGATGTCGCGCACATGAAAACGCTCAGCTGGCCGCGTTGATAGTCGGGGTTCTGGTCGGTTCCGTAACCGGTGGGAAAATCGAAATTCCAGGCCAGATCCATTTCATCGAACGAGAGCGGAATTGTCACCGACGAACCCGGGGTAGTTTCCGTCGAAATGATCTGGGCGCTGCAACCGGCAAACAGCAGCGAACCCGCCAGGAGTGGCAAAATCAAACGCGCGGTGAACATGGAAAATCCGCTCCAAGAAGAGGATCGAATGAAATCCTGATTCTGAGTCTAGAGGAACCGGAGGAAATACCACCCATAGACTCGTACATTACCTGCCAGCGACGACGGTCTGTCAACCCGTTCTCCGGCGGACTTCGGAAACCTGTTGAATTCCGATGGCTTGGAGAGTCGCCCCATTCGCTTTCGAAGCCGCGAATCAGCCGTCGCCCGCGCGTTTTTCGAAGGCTACTCGACGCATCGTAGCCGTTGCGAAAACCAGGAGCTTCTCGTCGGCTGGATCCAGAAAACGCGTTTCGACGAACACAGTGCGGCCGCGTTCTTTGACGACCCGGCTCTCGAGCACGAAATCTGGGCCCATCACCGGCTCGAAGTAGTCCACCCTCAGGTTCGTGGTCGCGAGCCAGTCCATGCGCTCAGCGCGCGGCCTGCCCGCCCGTGTGACGAAGAGGGAAACCAGGTCGACGTACGTCGGCGTGAAGCCGCCGAAGAGTTGCCCCGCCGGGTTGCGCGCGTGATCGGGTAGATGGGCCTGGACCCGCAGAAAGCCCTCGCGCTCCTCGAGCACCTGCCATTCAAAGGCTTCGAGGAAGTCGCCAGCGGTGTGACCGCGACCGATCAGACGGCCCGGTTCGCGCTCGATCCAGACCTTGCGGGGACCTTCTGCGCTCACGCGGTGCGTTCGAGCGCCCCGCCGCCGTCTTCGTAGAGCTTGACGATCTTCACCTGACCGGGCTTTCCGACGGCCAGGCAAAGTTCGCAGAGCGTGCACTCGTCGACGTTGGCATCGACGATCTCGAGAGCGCCTCCCGACTTCGAAGAGAAGACATCGACCGGACACACCTCTTCGAGTTGCTTCGCATTCGCTTCGTCGTTCGCGAGTTCGGGCGCGACCTGGACTTCGATGAACAGGGCCATCAGAGCTTCTCCTTGACCAGCACCGGAATATCTTCGATGCGCTCGGCCACTGCGATACCCGCTTCGCGCAGGCGTTCGATCTTCTCGGCCGTGGTATCTGCCTTGCCTTCGACGATCGTCCCGGCGTGACCGAAGCGCATACCGGGCATCTCGTCCATGAAACGACCGGCCATGAAGGCGACCACGGGCAGGCGCGAATTGTGATCCTTCACCCAACGCGCCAGATCCGCTTCCATGCGCCCGCCGGGCTCGGAATAGATGGCGATCGCCTTCGTCTCGGGATCCGCTTCAAATAGCGGCATGAGTTCGGCGTAGCTCTGGCCGATGATCGCGTCGCCGCCAATCGAAACGGCCGTGCTCTGACCGAGGCCGGCGGCGGTCAGGGTATTGCAGATTTCAGTCGTCATTCCGCCAGAGCGCGACATGACGCCGATCGGTCCCTTGGTAAACGCCTTCTTCGCGTCTTCGGCGCGGCCTCCCAGACCGCCGACCTTTGCTTCATCGGGCGAGAGCACTCCCAAACAGTTCGGGCCGATGATGCGGGCACCGCGTTGATCCGCCAACTCGACCATCTGCGCGACTTCGAAGCGCGGAATGTTCTCGGTCACGACCACCATCAGCTTCACGCCCGCTTCGATGGCTTCGAACACGGCATCGCGCGTGAACGCGGGAGGAACCGATATGACCGAGGCGTCGACACGGGTCTTCTTTGCAATCTCTTCGACGGTGTCGTACACGGGCACGCCGTGGACCTCGCGACCGCCGCGGCCCGGCGTGACGCCGCCGATGATGTGCGTGCCGTAGTCCAGGCCCTCGCGGGTCATGGTGACCGCCTCGCGACCGGTGATGCCCTGGATGATGACCGTGGTGTCGCTGGTGATTAGAATCGACACTCAGACGCTCCTCATCTTGGCGACCGCACGACCTGCCGCTTCGTACATCGAAACACTGCGATCGCAGAACTCGACACCGTACTTCTTCAGAATCGTGAAGCCGTCGCCTTCCCAGGAACCGGGAATGCGAAAGATTGCGATCTTTTCCGCCGGATCCATGCCCGACTCGATCACTCCCTTGATGACGCCGCGCGCCACCAGATCGACGCGCGTGTTCGAAACGACGTTCATCATGACGGCGACCTTCTCAACACCGGGTTTTGAAAGGATCAGCTTCGTCAGATTGCAGACCTTGCTCACACTCGGGTTTCCGCCGATCTCGCAGTAGTTCGCGGGATCCCCGCCGTGCTTCTTGACGGCGTCGAAGAGCGTCAACGAACCACCGCCCGCTCCGATGATCAGGCCAAGCGAGCCTTTGAACTCCGTAACGTTGCCGGCCACGCCTCGATGATCGACTTCATTGATTCGCTTACCCTCGATCTCGAACGGCGTGGGCGGACGCGCCTGGCGTGTCTCGTCTTCGCCAATCCCGAGTTCCGCGAGCAGTTCCTTGTGCTCACCCGCAGCCTCGGCCTCCATGTCGACGTGTGCGTCGACCGCGACGAACAAGCCATTTTCGAGCCGTACCAGCGGATTGATCTCGGCCAGGGTGAGCCCGTACTTCGCGAAGATGCGCGCTAGCGGAGCGACGAAACGCGTGATGCGGTTGAGGTCGGAACCCGTGATCCCCACCGAAGCCACCAGTTCCTTGGCCTTGTGATCCGAGAACGGAATCAAGGTGGAGAAATGCTTGCGACCGATGTGCTCGGGATGGGTCTCAGCGACTTCTTCGATGTCGATTCCGCCCATGTCCGAGAAGATCATGATGGGCTGCTTGGCGATTCCGTCCCAAGTCACTCCCAGGTAGTACTCCTGAGCGATGGGCTGGCGACCCTCCACGAGCACGCCACGCGGCTTGTGCCCGTTGATCTCCAACTCGAGAATCTTGGCGCAGGCCGCCTCAGCCTCTTCGGCCGTATCTGCGAACAGCACGCCGCCGGCCTTCATGCGCCCACCACTGAGCACCTGTGATTTCAGGACGGTTGGACCGGCGATCTCCTGGGCGATCGCACGCGCCTCGGCCGGGGTATGAGCCACCTTGGATCCCTGGGGCAGGACGATCCCGTGGCGGGCCAACAACTGCTTGGATTCGTATTCGTAGAAGCGCACGGCGGCTCCTGTTGGTTGGGGCTGGTTGGGCCGGATCGCCGACGCGATCCGGGCTAGGGGCGCCTTTTTGTACTGGAAACGGGCGCCCAGAGCAATTCCGTGCCGGGCCGCTGCTAGCTCGAGAGGCGGAGTTGCACTCGACTCCTCATGACATTAGAGGAAACGACCGATTCACAGACAGAGGGCAGGAGACCAGTTCATGGGCAGAATGGTGGGCATCTTGATGATCATGTGCGGCGTGTGGATCGGCCTGGAGATCTACAACGAAGGCATGGCGGGTGCATTCGGCGGCAAGTTCGCTTGGTTCGGAGAACCGATTCAATCGGTCCGGAAGGACCCGGTCGAGAACCGCTCGATCACACAGCGAGTCGGCCAGCGGGTGGCGGCTGATATCTACGATGGCTTCGAGCGCCGAGACAACCTCATCGAGGATGATTGATCGACTCCTGGTCGAACTTCTCCAGCTCTCTTAGCAAGCCGCCGACCACGGAGCGAAGATCCTCGTCCGTGCTCGGATGCTCGACCACGGCGTTGGCTCCTCGGCGCAACATCAGGTTCATTCCCTGATCCTCACCGCCTCGAAAATCGGTGCGCAACGCGACGATCGGCTTGCCGTGAGCGTAGGCGTAGCCACATTCCCAGGCCGTTCCCGAATCGGCATCGGCACCGTCGAGTACGGCGATCACGGCTTCACTGCGATCAATCGCGTCGCGACAGGCCTCAAAGGCGCCGTGGAAGTCAGGTGGCTCCAACAACAAAGGGGCCTGTGCTTCATCCTGTGGCAGGAATACGTGATGCCCCGCCTGATCCAGCTCCACTGCGATCTCGCGCAGCCAACGTCTCTCGGCCTGGGTGAACAACGGCCCCGCCAGGTACAGATTCATGCTCGCTCTCCCTTTCTCCGGCGTCCAACCCTGAAAACGCGGTTCAAAGATTGCCCTTGTGCTGTCCGCCGTCGACCGAGAGCACCCCTCCGGTCACCCAGCTTGCGCGTTCCGAAGCCAGGAACACGACCGTGTTTGCAACCTCTTCCGCACTCCCCATGCGCCCGGAGGGAATCGTACTCAGGACTGCATCGTACTGCGGACGGCTTGCGTTCTTGATCGAATCCCAGACGCCGCCGGGAAATTCGATCGAGCCCGGAGCCACGGTGTTCACGCGAATCTTCTGAGGCGCCAGTTGAATCGCCAGGTTCTTGGCGTGGCTGATGAGCGCGGCCTTCATGGCGGAGTAGGGAGGTGAGCCCGGTGCTTCGAGCGCGGCCGTACTCGAGATGTGCACGATCGAACCGCCGCCCTGCTCGACCATCCACGGCACGACCTTCCAGCTTGCACGCACCGATCCCATGACATCGACGCCAAAGGAAGCGGCCCAGCCGTCTTCGTTGTCGGCTATCCCGAAGCCCGAGGTATTGTTCACGAGCACGTCGACGCGACCCAGAGCGGCCCGGCTCGATTCGAGGAAGGCGTCTAGTTCCTGGGTCTTCGTCACATCGCAGGTCAAGGCGTGAGCCTTGACGCCGCGCGCGCGAATCTCTTCTGCAGTCTCGTTCAACGCGCTCTCACCGCGCGCGCAGATCGCGACATGGCAGCCTTCATCCGCGAATTGCAGGGCGATTGCGCGACCGATGCCGCGCGAACCGCCCGTCACGACTGCGGTCTTGTCCTTGAGTCCCAGATCCATTCGCATCGCCTCCTGTAGGCGCCAGCGACTCGTTGCCGACTGTGCGCTGCGCCAGTATAGGCGCCAGGCAATGCGAACTGGGGAGTCGGCCCCGGGGATCCGACTTCCACTCGGAAATCTACGGGACGGAGCGGCGGCGACTGAGCCGGCTAGAGCACTCCTTCGAGAGCCGGCCACTCGATAGATGTCTGGGCTGCGAAGGCCTTCAGCAGCAGTTCACGGTGCTGCTTGTCTTCGCCGCCGCGAAATTCCTCCACGGCCTTCTCGAGTACGGCTTTGTCGGGGCATTCGAAATCCGATCCCTGGAGAACTCCTTCTTCGTGCTCCAGCCCGAATGCGTCGAGCAACTCCGTGAGAAGTTCGAGTTGGTGCTCGAGGAAATACTCGGCGAGCACCTCTTCGGCGACCGGCACCATCATTCGTCGCCCGAGCGCCTTGCGCATCCACTCCGCCTGGCGTTGTCGGGGCTGTCGCTGCAAGTATTGCGGGCGCAGCTTGAAGGCATCGGCGGCCGCAGTCAGCGCGATGCTACAAACCTTGGGCGCCGTTTCCCGGATTTCCTCAAGAAACGCCAGGCTCTCCTCGGGCGTCATTCCCGCAAACACTTCGTTGGATCGCATGGCGGACAGCATAGCGGCTCGTATTCGCGTCGCCCCTGGCTGCCCGCGGAACGGCCCGATAAGATACGATTCTTCGGTGTGGGCAATGCCTTCGAGAGGCACCGCTCAGGACTATCCGGCGAGAATTCCCAATTGACGAACGAGCACACGCGAGTGGAAGAGGCGAAACCAGGTGACAGATCCGCCGCGATCTGGCGCAACAGGCTGCTCGTCTCTCTCGGGCTGTTCTCTGCGGTCTACCTGGCAGCGCTCTTACTTGGAGTTACCCTGAGCGCCCTGCGCAACTAAGCCCGGACTAGGAGTCTGACTCGAGATGCAACCCGTGGGCTGGGAGTTCTGGTTCACGCTCGCGGTCGTCTTCGCCATGATCGTAGGGCTGATTCAAGAACGACTCACACCGGACACACTCGTTCTCGGCGCACTGGTCATCTTGTTGCTGGCCGGTGTCGTCGATCCTTCGTCGGGACTCGCCGGGTTCGCGAGCCAGAGCTTTTTCACGGTCGGCGCACTCTTCGTAATCGCGGCCGCTCTACAACACACCGGCGCACTGCAGAGACTGGCTTCGTCCGTGCTCGGAGCGTCTTCCGGACTCCGGACCAATCTGTTCAGGTTGACGGGCCTGACCGCATTGGGCTCTGCCTTTCTGAACAACACGCCGATCGTTGCAATGCTCCTGCCGGGCGTAGTGTCCTGGGGTCGGCGGGTCGGAACCTCCCCCTCAAAGCTGCTGATCCCCCTGTCGTACGCGGCCATCGTCGGCGGCGTGTGCACGCTGATCGGCACATCTACGAACCTGGTCGTGAGCGGACTACTCGAAGCTCAAGGCAGCCCTGGATTCTCGATGTTCGAACTCGCCTGGGTCGGAATTCCCTGTGCTTTGATCAGCATCGTGTTCCTGAGCCTATTGGGTCCGCGCATGCTCCCGGACAGAATCGACGTTCTCAATCCCGCCGGAGACAGTTCACGCGAATATCTCGTGGAGATGCGGATTCAGGGACCTAGTGAGCTGATCGGCAAGACCGTCGAGAACGCCGGCCTGCGCCATCTGCTGGGGCTCTTCCTCGTCCGCATCGAGCGCGATACCGGGACGCTCTCGCCTGTGGGTCCGGGTGAGATCCTGTGCGACGGAGATCGGCTCACTTTCGCGGGTGTGGTCGACACGATCGTCGAGCTGAACCGCGCTTTCCGGGGACTGGTTCCCGCCGGAAACGACCGTCCGGAAGGAAGGGAGCACCGCTGGCGACTGCACGAAGCGGTGATCTCCTCGGGTTCACCGTTGGTCGGACAGAACATCCGCGA
Proteins encoded:
- a CDS encoding nucleoside 2-deoxyribosyltransferase yields the protein MNLYLAGPLFTQAERRWLREIAVELDQAGHHVFLPQDEAQAPLLLEPPDFHGAFEACRDAIDRSEAVIAVLDGADADSGTAWECGYAYAHGKPIVALRTDFRGGEDQGMNLMLRRGANAVVEHPSTDEDLRSVVGGLLRELEKFDQESINHPR
- a CDS encoding PaaI family thioesterase is translated as MSAEGPRKVWIEREPGRLIGRGHTAGDFLEAFEWQVLEEREGFLRVQAHLPDHARNPAGQLFGGFTPTYVDLVSLFVTRAGRPRAERMDWLATTNLRVDYFEPVMGPDFVLESRVVKERGRTVFVETRFLDPADEKLLVFATATMRRVAFEKRAGDG
- a CDS encoding succinate--CoA ligase subunit alpha, with translation MSILITSDTTVIIQGITGREAVTMTREGLDYGTHIIGGVTPGRGGREVHGVPVYDTVEEIAKKTRVDASVISVPPAFTRDAVFEAIEAGVKLMVVVTENIPRFEVAQMVELADQRGARIIGPNCLGVLSPDEAKVGGLGGRAEDAKKAFTKGPIGVMSRSGGMTTEICNTLTAAGLGQSTAVSIGGDAIIGQSYAELMPLFEADPETKAIAIYSEPGGRMEADLARWVKDHNSRLPVVAFMAGRFMDEMPGMRFGHAGTIVEGKADTTAEKIERLREAGIAVAERIEDIPVLVKEKL
- a CDS encoding SLC13 family permease, whose translation is MGWEFWFTLAVVFAMIVGLIQERLTPDTLVLGALVILLLAGVVDPSSGLAGFASQSFFTVGALFVIAAALQHTGALQRLASSVLGASSGLRTNLFRLTGLTALGSAFLNNTPIVAMLLPGVVSWGRRVGTSPSKLLIPLSYAAIVGGVCTLIGTSTNLVVSGLLEAQGSPGFSMFELAWVGIPCALISIVFLSLLGPRMLPDRIDVLNPAGDSSREYLVEMRIQGPSELIGKTVENAGLRHLLGLFLVRIERDTGTLSPVGPGEILCDGDRLTFAGVVDTIVELNRAFRGLVPAGNDRPEGREHRWRLHEAVISSGSPLVGQNIRDANFRGRYNAAVIAVHRHGDRIASKIGDIILRPGDVLLLEATQGFERTFRNSSDFYLVSEIDRSEAPRRQHSARASLVLLGVVALAASGLVPIVIAALAGAMGVLALRCLSPGDARGAIDASVLIVIAASLGIARALEQTGVAGVIGSLLVSLSEGLGPYGVLVAVYLVTMLLTELITNNAAAALVFPIAMASAGQLDLDPRPFAVAVAVAASLSLATPLGYQTNLMVYGPGGYRFTDFMRIGVPLQLVLAAVALSSIYVFWPL
- a CDS encoding SDR family oxidoreductase; amino-acid sequence: MDLGLKDKTAVVTGGSRGIGRAIALQFADEGCHVAICARGESALNETAEEIRARGVKAHALTCDVTKTQELDAFLESSRAALGRVDVLVNNTSGFGIADNEDGWAASFGVDVMGSVRASWKVVPWMVEQGGGSIVHISSTAALEAPGSPPYSAMKAALISHAKNLAIQLAPQKIRVNTVAPGSIEFPGGVWDSIKNASRPQYDAVLSTIPSGRMGSAEEVANTVVFLASERASWVTGGVLSVDGGQHKGNL